AATCCTGAGCGCAAAAACCGCGCTTCGCCAGGAATGACGGAATTAGATAGAGCAGGGGCGAACCTCCGCCCCTGCTCTCCTATCCGCACACTACCCGCGGCAATCTGGCGCTGACCCTACTTTGCCGGGCCGCCGGGTTCCGCGGCGTATTTCGCGATCATCTTGCCGGCGATGCGGCCACCTTCGTATTCCGGGATGATGACTTCGTTGGCGCCAGAGGTGCGCATGGCCGCGGCGTAGCGCTCATGTCCGGCGCGGGTGATGATGACCAGCCTGGGGTTCAAGGCTTTGGCGGTGATGGTGATGTAGAGGTTGTCGGCGTCGTTGTCGATGACCACGCAGATGCCGCGGGCGCGGCGGATGCCCGCCTCCTCGAGGACGCTGTGACGCTTGGCGTCGCCCTGGATCACCAGCACGCCCTCCTGCAGGAGCTGGCGGTACAAGCCATCGTTGGTTTCCAGAAGGACAAAGGGAATTTTGGAGCGCGTCAGTTCCTCGATCAGCGTGCGGCCCACCTGGCCGTAGCCGCAGATGATGAAGTGATCGCGGACCAGTTCGAGATTGAAGTCGTTCATCATGCTTTTCCACACCTCCCGCCCCTGATGGCCGAAAAAGGATAGAAGGATGCGCTCCGCGAACCAGATCTGGAAGGCGAAGACGCCACCGTAGACGAACAGCGAGAAGAGTTTGGTGCTATCGCGCGTCTGCCGGGGTTCAATGGCATGCGGATGAATGGTCCAGAAGAGGGCATCCACCCAGCGCAGATGCTCGAGGCGCACGTAGACCCACACACAGACCAGAAGAAAAGCCGCAAAAAGCAGCGCCGGTGTCAGCAGCCGGCGGAAGAGCAATCGGAGTGCACGATACATACTTTTTCAGACCTTACTTTTGCGGAGCCGCCTCGCCGGCGCTCGCCGGCTCCGGCAGAGCGAAGGTGAGCAGGGCGCTGCCTGCGGCGATGGCCACGTACTGCTTGCCATCCACGGAATAGGTCATCGGGGAGGCGTAGAGCGCCGCACCGGTGGGAAAATGCCACAACATCTTGCCGGCGCGGGCATCGAAGGCGATGAGGTTGCCTTCGACGTCGCCGGCGAAGACCAAGCCGCCCGCGGTCGCCAGGGTCCCGGCCCAGGGCGCGGAAAAATGATCGAACTGCCATCGTACTTCGCCGGTCTTGGGATCGATGGCCTGGAGCGCGCCGCGGTCTTTTTCGCCGCTCGCGGGAATGTACATGCTCCCGAGATAGGCGTGACCGGGGACTAGCGCCTGGGGTTCCGCGGTGAAGATATCGCACTGCTCGCGGGTGTTGACGTAGAGCAGCCCGGTCTGCGGGCTGTAGGACGGGGACATGAAGTTGGTCGCGCCGATCGCTCCGGGGCAGACGTGCACGCCCACCGCCGTGGGCTCCGCGCCAGGCGACTGGATCGCCCGCCCCTTGTCGTCGAGGCCTTTGGCCCAGGTGAGCTTCACGAATGGCTTACCGAGGATAAATTTACCGGTGGTGCGGTCCAGGACGTACAAAAAGCCGTTGCGGTTGGCGTGCACGAGGGTCTTGCGCAGCTGGCCGTTGAGTTCCATGTCCAGGAGCACGGGAATTTCCGTGGAGTCCCAGTCGTGCAGGTCGTGCGGGGTGAACTGGAAATGCCACTTCAGCGCGCCGGTGTCCGGGTCCAGAGCCAGCATGGAATTACTGTAGAGGTCGTCGCCGTGGCGCTGCGATCCGTCGTTGGACGGCGAAGGATTTCCCGTCGGCCAGTAGAGCAGGTTCAGTTCGGGATCATAGGAGCCGGTCAGCCAGGCGGGGGCGCCGCCGCGGGTCCAAGAATCGCCTTCCCAGGTTTCGTGGCCGGGCTCGCCCGGGCCAGGGATGGTGTAGAAGCGCCAGGCGCGCTTGCCGGTCTTGGCGTCGTAGGCGTCGATGAAGCCGCGCACGCCGTATTCGCCGCCGCTCACTCCAACGATGACTTTGTCCTGCACGGCCAGGGGGGCCAGGGTAAAGCTGTAGCCCTTGGAATAATCGCCGGCTTGCACATCCCACAGAACGTTGCCGGTCTTGGTGTCCAGGGCCAAGACGTGGGCATCGAGGGTGGCCAGGAACAGGCGGTCGCCGAGGATGGCAAATCCGCGGTTCACATGGCCGCAGCAGAGGCGGAGTTTTTCCGGGAGTGCGCGCTGGTAATGCCAGATGGTGCGGCCGGTGCGGGCATCGAGGGCGAAGGCGTGATTGTCCTGCGCGGTGACGTACATCACGCCGTCCACGACCAGAGGCGTGGTCTCGAATTTTCCCGGCGCGGGGCTCTGGAAGACCCACTGTGCCGCGAGGGTGGCCGCATTTGCGGCGGTGATCTGCTGCAGCGCGCTGAAGCGGCGCCCGTCGTAGCTTCCGGAGTAGGTCAGCCAATTCTGCGGCTCGCCGGCCGCACGTTCGATGCGCTCCGGGGTAACCTGCGCCGCGAGGCGTGCAGTGCCGGGGAAGGCCAGCAGCGCGAGTACAAGACTCTTCAGCATAGCGGTCTGCATGCTCTTCATCGCTGGCTCTCACTCTCCACGGAGGGTCTCGAGATACGCCAGAAGGCCGCGGAGTTTGGCATCGGGAAGCTCGGCCGGTCCGTAGGCCGGCATGAAGGACTTCCCTTCGTGCACCACACTCTTCAGGTCCTTCTTGAGAAGGAGATGAAGATTTTCGCGGCCGTCCATCAATTGGATGGAAAAGGAGTCTTCGTTCCTGGCGATGCCCGTGAGCTTGGCCCCGTCAGCCAGGGTCACGGTCACGATTTCATAGGTCATGGGAAAATCGCGGCCCGGCTCGCTGAGTCCCTCGGAGATCTGCCTGTCCGGCTCGCGGAGCGACTCGATGATGTATTCCTGAGAACGCGCTTCCGCGACGCGCGAGAGATCCGGCCCGACGCGCCCGCCGCGGCCGCGCACCATGTGGCAGGCGGAGCAGTAGCCCTCTCCGAAGAAGAACTTGCCCCCTTCCGCGGGGTCGCCGGTTGCGGCCGGGCGGGCTTTCGGCTGCAGGGTGCGCAGGTAAGAGATAATTTCCCAGGTTTCGTCGTCGGAGAGGTCGTTGGCAGGCATGAGCGTGCCCAGAATGCCGCGGAGAATGAGGTTGTAAAGGGCTTCGTCGGAAGAACCGTGGATGAGGCGCCCGGTCACCAGGCTGGGCCCGCGCAGACCGCCCGTGGCGGCG
This sequence is a window from Terriglobia bacterium. Protein-coding genes within it:
- a CDS encoding NAD-binding protein, with translation MYRALRLLFRRLLTPALLFAAFLLVCVWVYVRLEHLRWVDALFWTIHPHAIEPRQTRDSTKLFSLFVYGGVFAFQIWFAERILLSFFGHQGREVWKSMMNDFNLELVRDHFIICGYGQVGRTLIEELTRSKIPFVLLETNDGLYRQLLQEGVLVIQGDAKRHSVLEEAGIRRARGICVVIDNDADNLYITITAKALNPRLVIITRAGHERYAAAMRTSGANEVIIPEYEGGRIAGKMIAKYAAEPGGPAK
- a CDS encoding PQQ-dependent dehydrogenase, methanol/ethanol family encodes the protein MLKSLVLALLAFPGTARLAAQVTPERIERAAGEPQNWLTYSGSYDGRRFSALQQITAANAATLAAQWVFQSPAPGKFETTPLVVDGVMYVTAQDNHAFALDARTGRTIWHYQRALPEKLRLCCGHVNRGFAILGDRLFLATLDAHVLALDTKTGNVLWDVQAGDYSKGYSFTLAPLAVQDKVIVGVSGGEYGVRGFIDAYDAKTGKRAWRFYTIPGPGEPGHETWEGDSWTRGGAPAWLTGSYDPELNLLYWPTGNPSPSNDGSQRHGDDLYSNSMLALDPDTGALKWHFQFTPHDLHDWDSTEIPVLLDMELNGQLRKTLVHANRNGFLYVLDRTTGKFILGKPFVKLTWAKGLDDKGRAIQSPGAEPTAVGVHVCPGAIGATNFMSPSYSPQTGLLYVNTREQCDIFTAEPQALVPGHAYLGSMYIPASGEKDRGALQAIDPKTGEVRWQFDHFSAPWAGTLATAGGLVFAGDVEGNLIAFDARAGKMLWHFPTGAALYASPMTYSVDGKQYVAIAAGSALLTFALPEPASAGEAAPQK
- a CDS encoding c-type cytochrome, whose amino-acid sequence is MKRAGKFFVVTLGLGLLSGYTWCAAQEQGAKAQRNPVQGKPEAIRDGRANFRINCAMCHGSAATGGLRGPSLVTGRLIHGSSDEALYNLILRGILGTLMPANDLSDDETWEIISYLRTLQPKARPAATGDPAEGGKFFFGEGYCSACHMVRGRGGRVGPDLSRVAEARSQEYIIESLREPDRQISEGLSEPGRDFPMTYEIVTVTLADGAKLTGIARNEDSFSIQLMDGRENLHLLLKKDLKSVVHEGKSFMPAYGPAELPDAKLRGLLAYLETLRGE